One stretch of Anguilla anguilla isolate fAngAng1 chromosome 5, fAngAng1.pri, whole genome shotgun sequence DNA includes these proteins:
- the LOC118227214 gene encoding oxidative stress-induced growth inhibitor 1-like, producing the protein MTPRKKGPLGLRPQEPLPVVIIGNGPSGICLSYFLSGYRPYVREAASHPNPILHRKLLEISGQCLLEQDLEYLSEGLDGRSPSPLGLLFDALVRPDGDLGGSAESLLSWRREPERGVAHLVLGKGPAGGAWQTMEGSMITLSLGDWMEMPDLSFRDWMAKRGRQLRNNRAATRDIAQYYQHYVEAKGLQQHFRCGALVTSVRPLPPDTPPGGPSEEAGPPASTLYEIRGEQEEPGGGRSPFRLYARNVVLATGAYDRPSRLGVEGEDLPFVRHTVGDLEGALRARMLGPASGLPLLVVGAGLTAADAVLLGRGAGVPVLHAFRRGTGDPALVFHQLPAVMFPEYHKVHDMMRAPGGGAYPGYAGLPLHRVLRFAAGGRCFLQEVGVGGGGGGKVWDVRVAMAMVLIGSNPDLSFLPDEGRGLALDPDRPVSAKRNPLDTDPFTYESARQPGLYALGPLAGDGFVRFLQGGALGAATSLLRKTGLTGTS; encoded by the exons ATGACCCCAAGAAAGAAGGGACCCTTGGGACTCCGCCCCCAGGAGCCCCTCCCGGTTGTCATCATTG GCAACGGCCCGTCTGGAATCTGCCTGTCCTACTTCCTGTCTGGCTACAGGCCGTACGTGAGGGAGGCCGcctcccaccccaaccccaTTCTGCACCGGAAACTTCTGGAAATTTCCGGGCAGTGCCTTCTGGAACAG gacctggagtaCCTGTCTGAAGGGCTGGACGGGCGCAGCCCCAGTCCCCTCGGCCTGCTGTTCGACGCCCTGGTCCGGCCGGACGGGGACCTGGGCGGGTCAGCCGAATCGCTGCTCTCCTGGCGCAGGGAACCGGAGCGGGGCGTGGCCCACCTGGTGCTCGGCAAGGGCCCAGCTGGAGGGGCCTGGCAG acgaTGGAGGGATCGATGATCACCCTCAGTCTCGGGGACTGGATGGAGATGCCCGACCTGTCCTTCAGAGACTGGATGGCGAAGAGAGGAAG GCAGCTGAGAAACAACAGGGCGGCCACCAGGGACATAGCGCAGTACTACCAGCACTACGTGGAGGCGAAGGGGCTGCAGCAGCACTTCCGCTGCGGGGCTCTGGTGACTTCCGTGCGGCCCCTCCCACCGGACACCCCCCCGGGGGGCCCCTCCGAGGAGGCGGGACCCCCCGCATCCACGCTGTACGAGATCCGGGGGGAACAGGAGGAGCCGGGGGGCGGGCGGAGTCCGTTCCGCCTCTACGCCCGGAACGTGGTGCTGGCCACGGGCGCGTACGACAGGCCGTCCCGGCTGGGCGTGGAGGGGGAGGACCTGCCCTTCGTCCGCCACACCGTGGGCgacctggagggggcgctgcggGCGCGGATGCTGGGCCCCGCCTCCGGCCTGCCACtgctggtggtgggggcggggctcacggCGGCCGACGCCGTCCTGCTGGGCCGGGGGGCGGGCGTGCCGGTCCTCCACGCCTTCCGGCGCGGGACGGGCGACCCCGCCCTCGTGTTCCACCAGCTGCCCGCCGTCATGTTCCCCGAGTACCACAAGGTGCACGACATGATGCGGgcgccggggggcggggcctacccGGGCTACGCCGGCCTGCCGCTCCACCGCGTGCTGCGATTCGCCGCCGGCGGCCGCTGCTTCCTACAGGAGGTCGgggtcggcggcggcggcggcgggaagGTCTGGGATGTGCGCGTCGCCATGGCGATGGTCCTGATCGGCTCCAACCCCGACCTGTCCTTCCTGCCGGACGAGGGGCGCGGCCTGGCCCTGGACCCGGACCGTCCCGTCAGCGCCAAGCGCAACCCCCTGGACACGGACCCCTTCACCTACGAGAGCGCCCGCCAGCCGGGACTCTACGCACTGGGACCTCTGGCCGGCGACGGATTTGTCAGGTTCCTACAGGGCGGGGCGCTGGGCGCGGCTACCTCCCTGCTCAGGAAAACAGGTCTGACTGGGACctcatga